In one Steroidobacteraceae bacterium genomic region, the following are encoded:
- a CDS encoding Gfo/Idh/MocA family oxidoreductase — protein MRYGLVGLGGIGAVRLAALRLAPRAQLTAAFDVNKAALAALPDGVRKFDSAESMAQSDVCDAVIISTPTQHHAPVARMCLQHGKHVLVEKPMASSLEECAAMIGAAREAKRVLTVGFNHRYFDAVKVVREAIACGDIGELRYVKGFAGHTGLSEFKAPWMYDKKIMGGGTLLDNGIHVMDLVCHLMGSRVSAAAGMTDNRTWKLAEVEDNAFVHLRSASGVLGSVHSSWTEWKGYHFFVEVYGERGMARAYYAPMHSLVVTLDKPGGQRTVSRRFFPTAILREKIRGWQSTVIRTFLEEFADFERLVAGEPARIIATAEDGYRGCEIPAAVYRSNQTGQFVELTGCP, from the coding sequence ATGCGCTATGGCCTGGTTGGTCTGGGCGGTATCGGCGCTGTGCGGTTGGCGGCCCTGCGGCTCGCACCGCGGGCGCAGTTGACCGCTGCCTTCGATGTCAACAAGGCTGCGTTGGCCGCCTTGCCCGACGGTGTGCGCAAGTTCGACTCGGCCGAGTCAATGGCCCAATCCGATGTCTGCGACGCCGTCATCATCTCGACACCGACACAACATCACGCGCCGGTCGCGCGTATGTGCCTGCAGCACGGCAAACATGTACTGGTCGAGAAACCGATGGCGAGCTCGCTCGAGGAGTGCGCCGCCATGATCGGCGCTGCGCGCGAAGCGAAGCGGGTATTGACCGTCGGTTTCAATCACCGTTACTTCGATGCGGTGAAGGTGGTTCGCGAGGCAATCGCCTGCGGCGATATCGGCGAATTGCGCTATGTGAAGGGTTTCGCCGGACACACCGGGTTGTCGGAATTCAAGGCACCGTGGATGTATGACAAGAAGATCATGGGGGGCGGCACGTTACTCGACAACGGCATCCACGTAATGGACCTGGTGTGCCATCTGATGGGCTCGCGTGTATCCGCCGCGGCGGGCATGACCGACAACCGCACGTGGAAGCTGGCCGAGGTTGAGGACAACGCCTTCGTGCATCTGCGCAGCGCGTCGGGTGTGCTGGGCAGCGTGCACAGCAGTTGGACTGAATGGAAAGGGTATCACTTCTTTGTGGAAGTCTATGGCGAGCGCGGCATGGCGCGAGCCTACTACGCGCCGATGCACTCGCTCGTCGTTACGCTCGACAAGCCCGGCGGCCAACGGACAGTATCACGCAGGTTCTTCCCGACAGCGATCCTCAGGGAAAAGATCCGCGGCTGGCAATCGACGGTGATTCGCACATTCTTGGAAGAATTTGCCGACTTCGAACGCCTCGTGGCGGGCGAGCCCGCTCGCATCATCGCAACCGCAGAGGATGGCTATCGCGGTTGTGAGATTCCCGCCGCTGTCTATCGCAGCAACCAGACCGGACAATTCGTCGAACTGACAGGATGCCCGTGA
- a CDS encoding methyltransferase domain-containing protein has product MSGPAVAGSADRAEAIRFVCPSCLGQLQSSPLRYDCVACALQFPVLHGIPDFRLRPDRYLTIDEERAKAAVLVEGACNRNRTPEGSGRFCAMLDHYYEITDDVPAHVVPRYRAYHTGRSREFATIADELAIEPGHRLLDAGCGTGGLLMAAAQRGAQAVGLDIALRWLVMCRQRLDETGVQATLVCADIEAPPFLPGLFDRIAAVDLLEHCHSLDAAVTSLSRQLKPKGRIWLSGANRYFPGPHAATGLWAVGLVPRAALARLGRALRGFDSLRHTHLVSPRQIMGLMEQHQLSLLNLRARPVELEDGQSYGGWRRLLVTGYGKLRRMRIAGRLLALVGPVFSILAEKRSRSAGHDLAKEGM; this is encoded by the coding sequence GACAATTGCAGTCGTCACCGCTGCGCTACGACTGCGTGGCCTGTGCGCTTCAGTTCCCCGTGCTGCATGGCATACCTGATTTCCGGCTGCGGCCCGACCGCTACCTGACGATCGATGAGGAGCGTGCCAAAGCGGCTGTCCTTGTCGAAGGCGCCTGCAACCGAAATCGGACGCCCGAGGGGTCGGGCCGATTTTGCGCCATGCTCGATCATTACTATGAGATCACCGACGACGTGCCGGCACATGTCGTTCCGCGCTATCGCGCCTATCATACCGGCCGCAGCCGTGAGTTCGCGACCATTGCAGATGAACTCGCGATCGAACCCGGGCACCGGCTGCTCGACGCGGGCTGCGGCACCGGCGGTTTGCTGATGGCCGCGGCGCAGCGCGGTGCGCAAGCAGTCGGCCTCGATATTGCATTGCGATGGCTCGTCATGTGCCGGCAGCGTCTGGATGAAACCGGCGTCCAGGCGACCCTGGTCTGCGCTGATATCGAGGCGCCACCATTCCTGCCGGGCCTGTTCGATCGCATCGCCGCCGTTGATCTGCTGGAACACTGTCATTCGCTCGACGCCGCTGTCACCTCACTTTCACGCCAGCTGAAGCCCAAGGGGCGGATCTGGCTGTCAGGGGCCAATCGCTATTTTCCCGGCCCTCATGCAGCAACCGGGCTCTGGGCGGTCGGTCTTGTACCGCGCGCCGCATTGGCACGCCTGGGTCGGGCGCTTCGTGGATTCGACTCATTGCGCCACACCCACCTCGTCTCACCCAGGCAGATCATGGGATTGATGGAGCAACACCAGCTGAGCCTGTTGAACCTGCGTGCCAGGCCTGTTGAACTCGAAGACGGGCAGTCGTACGGCGGCTGGCGACGCTTGTTGGTAACCGGCTATGGCAAACTGCGCCGAATGCGCATCGCGGGTAGGTTGTTGGCGTTGGTCGGGCCGGTTTTCTCGATACTCGCCGAGAAGCGCTCACGGTCGGCCGGGCACGATCTCGCGAAGGAAGGTATGTGA